One genomic window of Cydia pomonella isolate Wapato2018A chromosome 6, ilCydPomo1, whole genome shotgun sequence includes the following:
- the LOC133519036 gene encoding PAXIP1-associated glutamate-rich protein 1-like: MTEVDLQSDDWDLPCSDDELSKYGTNIGKNWAVEPNELEELYNTIDKGGTLSLEWKCSGRRAPSPIPVTKESKPEVLVSPVREEKSDFDFMDEVSSLRLRVRREGEDTLRGSAKKKTTSFDGILSNLIRHKRIEQMEMQANTPTSSSPSTS; encoded by the coding sequence ATGACTGAAGTAGATCTGCAGAGTGATGATTGGGACTTACCGTGTTCAGACGACGAACTTTCAAAATATGGCACTAATATTGGAAAAAACTGGGCGGTGGAACCAAATGAATTAGAAGAACTTTACAATACTATTGATAAAGGCGGAACTTTGTCGCTGGAATGGAAATGTTCAGGTCGTCGAGCGCCGTCACCAATACCTGTGACAAAAGAAAGTAAGCCTGAAGTGCTTGTCTCGCCTGTAAGAGAAGAAAAGTCTGATTTCGATTTTATGGATGAAGTAAGTTCGCTGCGATTGCGAGTGCGACGAGAGGGCGAAGACACGCTCCGCGGTTCTGCCAAGAAGAAGACGACGTCGTTCGATGGCATCCTATCAAACCTGATTCGTCACAAGCGCATTGAGCAAATGGAAATGCAAGCAAACACACCTACTTCATCATCCCCAAGCACCTCTTGA